Proteins encoded together in one Streptomyces asoensis window:
- a CDS encoding glycosyltransferase family 2 protein, translating into MTVAQPDVTVVIGAYEAMPYLVECLASVEAQTLDAARLEVIAVDDGSRDGTGECLEEFAARAHMAVTVVRQENSGGPSGPRNVGLSKATGRYVFFLDADDRLGPEALERMVAMADRNGTDVVLGRVEGINRNPPKSMWGKTLERTDVYSSNIKFTLSAQKLFRREFLERHGMSFDESLWTGEDALFTMEAYLRADGVSVVADYTCYYLVGRTDGKQVTKTGSYTLRFDSARALMGLLERLVPPGPKRDVLMVRPFLVTVLPQFGPVFLRNDEDIRRTKMELAEPLMAAYWNEGVAQRLRVHERLRLELVARRRPDLLVDVLEFIKAKTAPTPVLKKRKTQLYLAYPHYGSREAGIPDRVYLAEPREAREFPGWRDDPTENFLRGFTRKVRRRLRRRPVRPGGTAAV; encoded by the coding sequence GTGACCGTTGCGCAGCCTGACGTCACGGTGGTCATCGGGGCGTACGAAGCCATGCCGTACCTGGTCGAGTGCCTCGCCTCGGTCGAGGCACAGACCCTGGACGCGGCGCGCCTGGAGGTCATCGCCGTGGACGACGGCTCCCGGGACGGCACGGGGGAGTGCCTCGAGGAGTTCGCAGCCCGCGCCCACATGGCCGTCACGGTGGTCCGCCAGGAGAACTCCGGCGGCCCCAGCGGCCCGCGCAACGTCGGCCTCTCCAAGGCCACCGGCCGCTACGTCTTCTTCCTCGACGCCGACGACCGGCTCGGGCCGGAGGCCCTGGAACGCATGGTCGCGATGGCCGACCGCAACGGCACCGACGTGGTCCTCGGCCGGGTCGAGGGCATCAACCGCAACCCCCCGAAGTCGATGTGGGGCAAGACCCTCGAACGCACGGACGTCTACTCCTCCAACATCAAGTTCACGCTCAGCGCGCAGAAGCTGTTCCGCCGGGAGTTCCTGGAGCGCCACGGCATGAGCTTCGACGAGTCGCTGTGGACCGGAGAGGACGCCCTGTTCACGATGGAGGCCTACCTGCGGGCCGACGGCGTCTCCGTGGTCGCCGACTACACCTGCTACTACCTGGTGGGCCGCACCGACGGCAAACAGGTGACGAAGACCGGGAGCTACACCCTGCGCTTCGACTCCGCGCGCGCCCTGATGGGCCTGCTGGAGCGCCTCGTCCCGCCCGGCCCCAAGCGGGACGTGCTCATGGTCCGCCCCTTCCTCGTCACCGTGCTGCCGCAGTTCGGGCCCGTCTTCCTCAGGAACGACGAGGACATCCGGCGCACCAAGATGGAACTGGCCGAGCCGCTGATGGCCGCCTACTGGAACGAGGGCGTCGCCCAGCGGCTGCGCGTCCACGAACGGCTGCGCCTGGAGCTGGTGGCGCGCCGGCGCCCCGACCTCCTCGTGGACGTCCTCGAGTTCATCAAGGCCAAGACCGCGCCGACGCCCGTCCTGAAGAAGCGCAAGACCCAGCTCTACCTGGCCTACCCGCACTACGGTTCCCGCGAGGCCGGCATCCCCGACCGGGTCTACCTCGCCGAGCCCCGCGAGGCCAGGGAGTTCCCGGGCTGGCGCGACGATCCGA